Below is a window of Pseudodesulfovibrio sp. 5S69 DNA.
GCCGCACCCATTTCATCAAAAAGCACGGGTTCGCCCAGACCGCCCTTGCCCTGCCCACCCATGCCGGGACGCACGTGGACGCGGCCGCACACCTGTTCCTCGAAGCGCCCGGACTGGACGGACTCGGCCCGGACAACTTCACCGGCTGGGGCGCGGTCCTCGACCTGACCGCGCTTTCGGCCCCGGTCATCGACCAGCCCGACCTCGCCGCCCTGGCCGACATCGACAGCCTGGACTTCGCCTTGCTGCGCACCGGCTGGGACCGATACTGGGACAGCGACCGCTACTACCGGGATTTCCCCGCCCTGACCCCGACCGCAGCCCGCTTCCTGGCCGGGCTCGGGCTCAAGGGCGTCGGCCTCGACACCCCGTCGCCCGATCCCGTGGATTCCCATGACCTGCCCGCCCACCGCATCCTCTTCGACCACGGCCTGGTGATCGTCGAAAACCTCACCCGCCTCGGCGAGCTGCCCGACGAAAGCTTCCTGTTCTGCTGCCTGCCCCTGAAGATAGCCGACGGCGAAGCCTCGCCGTGCCGAGCCGTGGGGATTGCCCTGTAGGGGATGGGCGAGGGGTCTCCCCGCCAGCCCTCCCTCGCCCTTGCCTCGGGCCCTGATTCCCGTGTAGTGCTGACCGAAACCGGGAGGCAGACGTGAGCGATTCGAGCGCGGACAAGGCGGCGGAGTTGGCCGGGGTGATCCGGCAGTTGGCGGCGCACTACGGGTTGTGGCTGGCCGAGAGTGTGCACCAGCTCGGGCTGGACGCGGCCCTTACCGCCGAAGGCGAGGCCGGGGACCGTCTGGAGTCGATCCTGCGCGGCAAGCTGGAGCGGGCCCTTGGCAGGGAGCCGGGCGGGCTGCTGGCCGGCGTGGCCCCGGCGGTCCTGGACGATGCGGCCCAGGCGTTGCGCACGGGCTGGCTGGCTGCGGACGGGGTCTGGTTCCAGGCCGTGGAGCGCATGGCGGGCATGGACGCGGCCAAGCGGGTCAACGACACTTGCTGGGCCCGGTTCGCGCCGCTGGAGGCCCGCCGGGTCAAGGCCCTGCTCAAGCTGCCGGAAAACGGCGGGATCACCGCGCTCAAGGCCGGGCTGGCCGCGCGCATGTACGGGCATCTCAATGAGTGGGAGTTCGTCGAGGAGACGGAGGACTCCATCGTTTTCCGCATGACCGACTGCCGGGTGCAGACCGCTCGCAAACGGCGCGGCCTTGCGGATTATCCATGCAAATCCGGTGGCACCACCGAATATGCCGGGTTTGCGCGCGAGATCGATTCCCGGCTGCGCTGCGAGTGCGTGGGCTGCCCGCCGGACCCGCACCCCGACGAATGGGCCTGCGCCTGGCGCTTCACCCTGGTGGAAGAGTAGGCCTGGACCGGATTTTCGGCCCGGCCTGTCATCGGGCCGGGCGATTTCCCCTTTGAAACTTCCGATGCCCGGAGCGGGGCGAGCCGCTTTTCACCCGCACGGATTTCGGGTACTCACCAAACCATGCCGGAACTGCCTGAAGTGGAAGTGATTGCGCGCGGGCTGAACGCGTCGGTAACGGGCCGGACCATCGAGTCGGTGGAGGTGCCGGGCCTGACGCGGTTGAGCGAGTCCGAGGAGACCCTGGTGCCCAAGGTGCTGGGCCGTACGGTCACGCGCGTCCGGCGGCGGGCCAAGGTCCTGCTCGTGGAGCTGGACAACGGCTCGACCCTGGCCTTCCACCTGAAGATGACCGGGCGCGTGGTCCACGGGCCCCGGCGCGCGGCGGAGAAACACGACCGCATCCTGTTCCACCTGGACGACGGTTCCTTGTTGTCCTTTGCGGACATGCGCAAGTTCGGCTACGTGCGCTGTTTCGGGCCGGGCGAGTTGGACTGCTGGGATTTCCTGTGCAAGGCCGGGCCCGAGCCGCTGGAGACCGCGCCCGAGCTGCTGGCCGAGCGGGTCACCGGGCGCAACTGCGCCATCAAGGCCCTGTTGCTGAACCAGTCGGTGGTGGCGGGCGTGGGCAACATCTACGCGGACGAATCCCTGTTCCGGGCGGGCATCAATCCCGAGACACGGGGCAGCCGGGTGGGCCGCGAGCGGGCGGTGAAGCTGTTCACCGAATTGCGGGCCGTGCTCGAACAGGCCATTGCCGAAAACGGCAGCTCCATCTCCGACTATGTGAACGCGCACGGCGACGCCGGGGCGTTCCAGAACAGCTTCAACGTGTACGGACGGAAGGGTCAGCCGTGCAAGCGGTGCGGCGGGACGTTGCGCGCCGTGACCGTGGCGGGCCGGACCTCCACCTTCTGCCCCCAGTGCCAACGCAGACGATGAATTTCGAACCGCAACGGCCCGCGAAAGGAGGTTGCGCTTCAAGCGCAGCGGTCGGGCCGGGTCCCGGACCGGGTGGACGGCGGTGCCGGGCGACGGTTGCAGCGCCGGGACCGGCGGCTCCTCAGCCGGTCGGTCGCGAAGGAACAGATGGATAAAACAGGCAGTCATTCCGGATGGAAAGATCATTTTCTAAAATTTTTCTAGAGCTTATCCTGTGCAGAAAATCGAACAACGGCGAAACGAATCCGGACGGTTGATCCAGTGAGCGATCACGGCAGGCGCATAGCCCGAAACGCGGCGGTGGTGGCTGGGGCCACCCTGGTCTCGCGCCTCCTGGGGTTCGTCAGGGACATCATCGTGGCCTTTGCCCTGGGCGCGGGGCTGTTCGCGGACGCCTTCTTCGTGGCCTTCCGCATCCCGAACCTGCTCCGGCGGCTGTTCGGCGAGGGGTCGCTGACCATGGCCTTCATCCCCATCTACTCCCGGATCATGGAGGAGGAGGGGGAGGAGGCGGCCCAGGCCATGGCTCGGTCGGCCGCGGCCTGGCTGGCCGTGGTGCTCATCGGCATCACCGTGGTTGTGGAGTTGCTGGCCCGCCCGCTGACCATGGCCATCGCGCCGGGATTTTTGGACAACCACGAGCAGTTCGCGGTCACCGTGGATTTGGTGCGCATCTGCTTCCCCTACGTGGTGCTCATCTGCGGGGTGGCCCTGTGCATGGGCATCCTCAACTCGCGCAACCACTTCCTGGCCCCGGCCCTGGCCCCGGTGGCCCTGAACGTCTCGCTCATCGGGGCGGCCCTGTTCGGTTATTTCATGGGCTACAACGTGGCCTACTGCATGGCCTACGGCGTACTCGTCGGCGGTGCGGCCCAGTGGCTGCTGCAACAGCCGTTTCTGGCGCGTACCGGGTTTTCCTGGCGCGGACCGTGGTCCTGGCACAACAAAGGCGTGGCGCGGATGGGCATGCTCATGCTGCCCACGGTCTTCGGCGCGGCCGTGTACCAGTTGAACATCCTGCTCGGCACCCTGCTGGCCTCGTTCCTGCCGGTGGGCTCCGTGTCCTATCTCTATTACGCGGACCGGCTGGTCCAGTTCCCGCTGGGCGTGTTCGGCATCGCCATCAGCACGGCGGCCCTGCCGTCCCTGTCCCGGCTGGCGGCCAAGGGCGAGATGGCGGAGTACGACGAGGCCCTGTCCGCGTCGCTCGGCTTGACCCTGTTCATCAGCCTGCCCGCCGCGGCCGGGCTCATCGGCCTGGCCGGACCGGTCATCGGCCTGCTCTTCGAACGCGGCGCGTTCACGCCCGAGGCGGTCACGGCCACGGCCAACGCCCTGGTGGCCTATTCCGTGGGGTTGCCGTTCATCGCCCTGTCGCGCCCGCTGGTGGCCGGGTTTTATGCCCTGGAGGACACCCGCACCCCGGTCAAGATCGCGGTCCTCTGCCTGGTGGCCAACATCGGCCTGGGCCTGTTGCTCATGCAGTCCCTGGCCCACGTGGGACTGGCCCTGGCCGTGAGCGCGTCCTCCCTGCTCAATTTCTGCCTGCTGTACGTGCTGCTGAGCCGCAAGCGCGGCTCGTCACCCCTGCCCGCGTGGGCCGCCCTGCGCATGCTGCTGCTGTCCGCGCTCATAGGCGGGGGCGCGTATATCAGCGCAGGCTGGCGGCCGTGGTGGGTGCTGCTCATCCCGGCCTGGGTCGCGGTCTATATGTTGCTGTCTCTGGCCCTGGGGTTGAAGGAGGCCCGCCTGTTCGTGGACATGTTCCGCTCCAGGGTGCGACGCAAACTGTCGGGCACCAAATGAACGGCGTGGACACCAGGACGATCCTCGACCGACGCGCCTATTTCCCGCGCGGCCTGGTCCAGCCCGAGAGCGGCTACCGCTTCTCCCTGGACTCCCTGCTCCTGGCCTCCTTCGCCAACGTGACCAGGGGCCAGAGGGGCGTGGACCTGGGCTGCGGCTGCGGCGTGATCGGCCTGGCCCTGCTCCTTCGTCAGCCTGGGCTCCGCCTGACCGGAATCGAACTGAATCCCCATGCCGTGGCGGCTGCCGAGGAAAACGCGGTCAATTTGCATCTTACCGATAAGTTGACGATAAGACAGGGCGACGTGGCCGACTGGCGGCCCGATGGGGTGGTCGATTTCGTGGTCGCCAACCCCCCCTACCGCAAACTCGGCAAGGGCCGGGCGAGCGCGGAAGCGGACCGGAGAAACGCCCGCTTCGAGGGGACCGGGACCTTTGCCGCCTTTGCCCGGTGCGCGGCCGTGGCCCTCAAGACGCGGGGCCGGTTCGCCTTCGTGCACCTGCCAGAGCGGCTGCCCGAGATCATGACCGACCTCGCCGAGGCCGGGCTGACCCCCAAGCGTCTGCGCATGGTCCACGGCAAGACGGACCAGGAGGCCCGCATGGTGCTCATGGAGACGGTCAAGGCGGCCGGGCACGGCCTTCGCGTGGAGCCGCCGCTGATTCTGCACGAGGGGACGGGAAAGAAGACCCGCCTGAGCGGGCAGGCCCTGGAGTTCTGTCCGTTTCTGGCCTGCAACCCCAAAGGGGACGAAGAAGAGGAGACATAGATGGCGAGCGATTTCGTGAAGGACCGGCTGCTGGAGCTGTTCGGGGATAATAAATTTCTGTGCGCCGAGTCCGTGGTCCAGGTCATTGCCGAGGCGGGCGGGCGCGAGAGCCGGGACGCGGTCCGCGCGGCCACGGGCTTTTGCAGCGGCCTGTCGCGGACCTGCGGCCAGTGCGGGGCCGTGTCCGGCGCGGTCATGGGCATCGGCCTGTACGCCGGGCGGAGCAAGGCCGGGGAGGACCACGAGGCGTGTTACGCCCTGGTCCAGGAACTGCTGGACCGCTTCGACGGCCAATACGGGTCCATCAACTGCTTCGAACTGATCCAGTGCGATTTCACCGACCCGGACGACAAGGCGCGCTACCGCCGGGACAACCTGCGCCGCGACTGCTACCGCATGGCCGTGTTCGCCGCCGAGACCGCCCTTTCCATTCTCCGGGAACACGGCTACCTTCCGGATGAGGCGGGCCGGGACAAGTCCGGTCTCGCTTCGTAAGAACTGCTTCGGGGCCAGCGCGCGGCCTCGCCGGAGGAAGGGCGGAAATATGCGCCGAAGGCGGTGCCGGGAATCGTATCGAAATTCAGAGGTAAGCAGGTATATCTTTAATATATGATTACTAAAATCATTATCGATAACTTCATGGCGCACGAGCACACCGAGCTTGCGCTCGGCCCTGGCGTGACCATCCTGACCGGCTCCAACAACACCGGCAAGTCCGCCGTGGTCGAGGCCCTGCGTTGCCTGGCCACCAACCCGGCGCGCAGCCCGAACCCGGCCCTGTACATCCGCCACGGGGCCAAGGAGGCGCGCGTGGAGGTGGAGGTGGACGACGGCACCCGCGTGGCCTGGGTGCGCACCAAACGGTGGGCCAAATACGAAGTCTGGGCACCGGGCGCCGAGGAGCCCGAGGAGTACCACAAGCTCCAGGGCAGGGTGCCCGAGGACGTGGCCAAGATCCTGCGCCTGGACCAGGTGGAGCTTGAAACGCGCAAGGACTCCGTGGACGTGCACCTGGGCAACCAGCGCGATCCGGTCTTCCTGCTCAACCAGCCCGATTCGGTCATGGCCGAATTTTTCGCCGCGTCCACCGAGTCCGCCCACCTGCTGGCCATGCAGAACGCCCTCAAGATACGCGTACGCGACGCCAAGCGCGAGGAGCGCGGCCTGGACGAGCAGGCCGGCCGCATCGGCTCGGACCTGGACCGCCTCGTCCCGCTGCCGGACATCACTCTGCGCATGGACGAGGCCGAGAACCTGGAGCGCGCCGCCACCGCATTGGAACAGGCCATCCCGGCCCTGGAAGCGGGATTGGCGGAGCATCGCACCCTGATCGCCGCCCTCGATCGCGAGCGGGCCGCGAGCGCGGTCCTGGAGGCGATCCAACCTCCCCCGTCGGTCCAGGACGTGGACCGGCTCAAGCAGTACATCGCGTCCATGGGCACGGTCTCGGCCCAGCGCGACCGGGCGACCCGCACCGCCGGCGCTCTGGCCGGGCTCGACACCCCGCCCGAAGCGGCGGACACCGGCCCCCTGCGCCATCTCCTGCGCGACCTGGCCCTGACCGGGGCGACCCTGCACCGGGCCTCGATCCATCAGACGGCCCTGGCCGGGCTGACCACCCCCCCGGACCGGGAGGACACCGCGCGGCTGGCCGGGATGGTGGACGAACTGTACGTCCTGCGCACCCGCAACAAGCGGCTGACCCGCCTGGAAGCGGCCTTGGGGAAGATTGCGGAACCGCCCGTGCCCGTCCCCCTGGTCGGCCTGGGCGGCACGGTCACTGAACTGGCCGGATTAACGAATAAAATTTCTGCGCGCCGGGCCGAGCTGGACGGCCTGGAGACGGACTTGCGGTCCGTTGTGGTCGCCATGGACGAGCGCATCCGGGCCGTCGGCTGCTGCCCGGTCTGCGGCGGCGACCTGACCACCGACTCCTTCCTGGACCACGGGTGCGGACATGACACTTGAGCATATCAAGGCGAACGGCCTGTTCCTGGTGGCCGACCCGCACCTGGCCGACCATCCGCCGGGCCAGCGGCTGGAGGGGTATCTGGACCAGATCATGGCCAAGCTCGCCGCCTGCCTTGCCCGGGCCGACGAACTCGGCATGGCCCTCGTCCTGCTCGGCGACCTCTTCCACTGGCCGCGCGACAACTCCAACCGCATGCTCGTGGAACTCATCCGCCTGTTCGGCGGCCGCACCGGCGATCAAACCGTGTTTGTGCTGGTGGGCAACCACGACAAGTACCAGTCGCGCTTCACGGACGACGTGTCCCTGGCCGTGCTCGAAACCGCGGGCGCGGTCCGGCTGATGAAGGAACTCGGCCCGCAGTTCGTCCTGGACACCCCGGACGGCGCGGTCCTGGTCGGGGCCAGCCCGGACGGCGCGCCCCTGCCCAAGGCCTACGAGCACGAAGAGGGCGACCCGGACACCGTGGTCTGGCTGACCCATCACAACATCCGCTTCCCGGAGTTCATCGACAAGGCCTACTCCATCAAGGAACTGCCGGGCATCGACTGGGTCGTCAACGGCCACATCCACCGGCCCCAGCCCACGGTGACCAAGGGCGGGACCACCTGGGCCAACCCCGGCAACATTACCCGCCTGACCTTCACCCGGCGGTCCATGGTCCGCGAACCCGCAGCCGCCGTCTGGACGCCCGGCTGCACGGAGCTGGAACCATGGGTGGTCCCGTACCTGCCCTTCGACCAGGTCTTCCCGGACCAAGACCTGCCCCCCGAGGAGCAGGAGGCCGAGGGCGAATCGAATTTCATCAAGGGGCTGGAACGGCTGGCCTGGCAACGTACCCACGAGGGCACGGGCCTGAAGCAGTTTCTGACCGAAAACCTGAGCACCGAAACCCCGGAAGGCAAGCTCATCTGGGAACTCTACGAGGAGGTCGTCAACGGTGAATAGCAACCCCAACCAAACAGGGACAACCAGGGATTCCCAGGTGGAACAGGAACTTAACACCCTGCGCCGCCAGTATGAGCAGTTGCGCGACCGCAAGGTGCGCACCGAAGAGGCCGTGGCCCAACTCTCCCACCAGTTGGAGACCCTGAAGCAACAGGCCGAGGCCGAGTACGGGACCAGCGACCTCAAGGAACTGCAACAGCTGCTTGAAGAGAAACGCAAGCAAAACGAAGAGGTTGTCGCCAAGTACCGCGAACACATCCAAGAGGTGCAGGCCGACCTCGCCCAGGTGGAAAACGCGGTGGAGGACGACTAGGTGCCCGTGTCCACGGACCTCAGCGAACTGCGCCGAGCCCGCCGGGAGGCCGAGGGACGTCTGCACCGGCTGTCCGCCCTGGGCGAGCAGTGGCACGCCGAGCACGGCCGCGTGCGCCGCAAGCTCGCCGAGATGCGCGAGTTCCTGGACCTCGCCCCCAAGGCGCGCGACACGCTGGAGGAGCTGTCCACCGCCCTGTTCGGCCGCATCCTCGACGAGGTGGAGGCCAACCTGACCCACGCCATCCGCGAGATTCTGGGCCAGGACCGGGTGGTGGTCACCGAACGCGAGGTCAAGAACAACCGCCTCCAGATCCATTTCCTGATCCGCAACCAGGGGCGCGAAGACGAGATCGAGGACATCATGTCCGGCCAGGGCGGCTCGGTCTGCAACATCCTGTCCGTGGGCCTGCGGCTCATCGCCCTGTCCCAACTGCCCGAGGTCTCTCACCGGCCGTTCCTGGTGCTCGACGAGCAGGACTGCTGGCTCAAGCCCGGCCTGATCCCCAAGTTCATGAAGCTGATCCAGGAGATCGCCACCCGGCTGGAACTCCAGCTCCTGGTCATCAGCCACCACCCGCTCGACCTCTTCGCCGGGTCGGCCGACCGCATCTTCGAGCTGACCCCGGACCGCGAGGCCGGAGCCGTGGTCAAGCAAGTGAAGTGACCCTCCCGCAGGAGGGCCACGCCATTCTTCCTCTTACAGCCAGGTGACCCGCGCCGCGTCCCGGGGCGGGATCAGACGGTGCTTCAGCCGGGGGTGCCCGAGCATGATCGCGCCGCCCACCTTGCTGCCTTCGGGCACGCCGAGCACCGGGAGCAGTTCCGGAACGACCGTGCTCGCGTATGTGACCAGCCCGGCCCAGCAGGTGCCGAGCCCCATGGTCGCGGCCAACAACTCCATGTAGGTCAGGGCGAGGGTGGAGTCGATGGCGGTCCAGAAAGAGCGCGCGGGCCCGTGCACTACGGCCAGAGCGGTGGCGTCGCGCAGGATCACGTCCCGCCCCTGCCGGGCGGCCTCCATGTAGTGCGAGCGCGCCGGGTTGGTGCCCATCCATTCGAGAGACAGCTCCCGAACGCGGTCGAGCCGTTGCGGATCCTGGATCATGGTCCAGGACAGCTTTTGGGCGTTGGACGCCGTGGGCGCGCACCGGGCCGTTTCCAGCAGCCGTTCCAACTGCTCCCGCTCGACCGGCTTCTTGCGGAAGGATCGCGCCGAGCGCCGCGAAACGAGCAGGTTCTCCATGGCCTCGGCGTCGGGCCGCTTGTCGGGCACCGGCAGGTACTCCCCGGCGGGCGTAAGCGCGTTGTCCAGGGCGCCCGTGGGGCATACGGCCACGCAGTGTCCACAGCGGATGCAGCGGTCGGCGGCCCCGTCGACCTCCTCGGGGAAGCCACCGTCCATCTTGATGATATTCACGGGACAGGCCAGGACGCAGAGCCCATCCTGGGTACATTTCCGGGCATCGATGGTGATCATGACAAAATATCTCCTGTATGTGGTCCTTGGATCCCGCTGACCATACCACTTGGCGGCCGCAAGACAAGAAGGCACGATGCGGTGCCCCGGTTTCCTGGCGGGAACCGCCCCACGGTACCCGCTTCCGTTGCCGATTTCGCTGGGCGGCCTCTGGACAAATCCGCCGGAGTGCTTACTTCTATAGTGCCAAAGATGGCCATAAGGGAAAGGCCCGAAAGGGATCGGCCCATGACATATATGACGACAACCCGAACGGAGGATTCCACCCGTTAAACCACAGCAGACCATATATCAGCGAATCGAGTCGCGCCCCCAAAAAGCATAGTGTGCGCATGGACCCCCGAGGCAAGCAGAGCCAGGGACCGCCGGGTAATCCGGCCAGCGCACTTTTTTTGCGCCCGATTTTCGGGAGAGGCCCTCGCCGGGCGGGCGTCTCCGACGGCCAGGGCGCTGCCCTGGACCCGCCAAAGAACCCTTATCGCTGCTGTCGCCATCTCTAAAGCTCGAAGACTCGCTAAGAGCTGCCGCTGAAAAGGGTTCTCCGGACTCTCCGAAACTTTTTGTGTGCCTTCGGCAGGGACGTGCGGGGGCGGGAGGGCATGCTTCTTTTTAGTTCAAAGGGCAATCTCCCGCGCTCCCTCCCCGCGAAGCGACGCCAAAAAGTTTAGGAAGGGAGAGGAGATGGGGGGGCCGGTGGAAGGGGAGAGGGGGACCCTTTTCTCAAAGGGTCCCCCTCTCCCCTTCCATCGGCCGTCGGAGGCACCCGCAAAGACATCTTCACCGTGGCGGGGGCGGGGGATTGTGTGGTAGGAGTTTGGTTATGCGAAAAATAATCCTGAACATATTGTCAATTGTCTTGTTCTCGGCCGTGCTGGCCGGTTGCGGGCAGGAGCCTCCGGCAGCGGTGAAAAGGGGGCCGGGGTACGAGCCCGAATCCTCGGCCGTGGCCGAACGCACGGTCCTGCCGCGCCTGTTCGACGCCGTGGGCACGGTCCAGGCCAAGACCGACATCCGGGTGGAGGCCCAGGTCACGGGCCGCGTGCTGGAAGTGCTCGTCCGGCCCGGCGACCGCGTGGCCAAGGGCGACAAGCTGGTGGTCCTGGACAGCCGCGCCTCCAACACCCGCCTGGAACGCTCCCGCCAGGCCCTGGCCTCGGCCCGCAGCCAGGTTGCCCAGGCGCGCGACGCACTGGATTCGGCCAAGGCCGCCTACAACAAGTCCGAATCCACCTACCGGCGTATGAGCACCCTGTTCGAACAGAAGGTGGTCACCGCCGAGGAAGTGGAAAAGGCCGAGTCCGCCTACCTGCAGGCCAAGGCCGCGCTGAGCCGGGCCGAGCAGGGCGTTTCCGGGGCGGAGGCCCAGGCCCGCGAGGCGGGCAAACTGGTCCAGGAAGCCGACATCGACATGGGCTACACGACCATCACGGCCCAAGAGGCGGGCGAGGTGGCCAAGCGGCTGGTGGAGCCGGGCGACCTGGCCTTTCCCAACAAGGCGCTGCTGATCCTGCACACGAGCGGGGCCATGCACCTGGAGGCCATGGTCCGCGAGGCGCTCATCGGGCGCATCAGGCTCGGCGACTCCCTGTCCGTGGTCATCACCGCCCTGAGCGACAAGACGCCCCTGACCGGCGTGGTCCAGGAGATCGAGCCCCTGGCCGATCCCGTGACCCGCTCCTTCCTGGTCAAGGTCCGGCTGCCCGACCGGCCCGGCCTGTATCCGGGCATGTTCGGCCGGTTGCTGATCCCCCTGGGCGAGCGTGAGACCGTGCTGGTGCCCAGGGAGGCCGTCCGCCACGTGGGCCAGCTTGAGACCGTCATGGTCAAGGGCGACGGCACGTGGCAGCCGGTCTACGTGCGTAC
It encodes the following:
- the mutM gene encoding bifunctional DNA-formamidopyrimidine glycosylase/DNA-(apurinic or apyrimidinic site) lyase produces the protein MPELPEVEVIARGLNASVTGRTIESVEVPGLTRLSESEETLVPKVLGRTVTRVRRRAKVLLVELDNGSTLAFHLKMTGRVVHGPRRAAEKHDRILFHLDDGSLLSFADMRKFGYVRCFGPGELDCWDFLCKAGPEPLETAPELLAERVTGRNCAIKALLLNQSVVAGVGNIYADESLFRAGINPETRGSRVGRERAVKLFTELRAVLEQAIAENGSSISDYVNAHGDAGAFQNSFNVYGRKGQPCKRCGGTLRAVTVAGRTSTFCPQCQRRR
- a CDS encoding cyclase family protein, yielding MQTIDLSHTIRTGMPVYPGDEAPVVRRTHFIKKHGFAQTALALPTHAGTHVDAAAHLFLEAPGLDGLGPDNFTGWGAVLDLTALSAPVIDQPDLAALADIDSLDFALLRTGWDRYWDSDRYYRDFPALTPTAARFLAGLGLKGVGLDTPSPDPVDSHDLPAHRILFDHGLVIVENLTRLGELPDESFLFCCLPLKIADGEASPCRAVGIAL
- a CDS encoding DUF6125 family protein; this encodes MSDSSADKAAELAGVIRQLAAHYGLWLAESVHQLGLDAALTAEGEAGDRLESILRGKLERALGREPGGLLAGVAPAVLDDAAQALRTGWLAADGVWFQAVERMAGMDAAKRVNDTCWARFAPLEARRVKALLKLPENGGITALKAGLAARMYGHLNEWEFVEETEDSIVFRMTDCRVQTARKRRGLADYPCKSGGTTEYAGFAREIDSRLRCECVGCPPDPHPDEWACAWRFTLVEE
- a CDS encoding metallophosphoesterase family protein — encoded protein: MTLEHIKANGLFLVADPHLADHPPGQRLEGYLDQIMAKLAACLARADELGMALVLLGDLFHWPRDNSNRMLVELIRLFGGRTGDQTVFVLVGNHDKYQSRFTDDVSLAVLETAGAVRLMKELGPQFVLDTPDGAVLVGASPDGAPLPKAYEHEEGDPDTVVWLTHHNIRFPEFIDKAYSIKELPGIDWVVNGHIHRPQPTVTKGGTTWANPGNITRLTFTRRSMVREPAAAVWTPGCTELEPWVVPYLPFDQVFPDQDLPPEEQEAEGESNFIKGLERLAWQRTHEGTGLKQFLTENLSTETPEGKLIWELYEEVVNGE
- the murJ gene encoding murein biosynthesis integral membrane protein MurJ, whose translation is MSDHGRRIARNAAVVAGATLVSRLLGFVRDIIVAFALGAGLFADAFFVAFRIPNLLRRLFGEGSLTMAFIPIYSRIMEEEGEEAAQAMARSAAAWLAVVLIGITVVVELLARPLTMAIAPGFLDNHEQFAVTVDLVRICFPYVVLICGVALCMGILNSRNHFLAPALAPVALNVSLIGAALFGYFMGYNVAYCMAYGVLVGGAAQWLLQQPFLARTGFSWRGPWSWHNKGVARMGMLMLPTVFGAAVYQLNILLGTLLASFLPVGSVSYLYYADRLVQFPLGVFGIAISTAALPSLSRLAAKGEMAEYDEALSASLGLTLFISLPAAAGLIGLAGPVIGLLFERGAFTPEAVTATANALVAYSVGLPFIALSRPLVAGFYALEDTRTPVKIAVLCLVANIGLGLLLMQSLAHVGLALAVSASSLLNFCLLYVLLSRKRGSSPLPAWAALRMLLLSALIGGGAYISAGWRPWWVLLIPAWVAVYMLLSLALGLKEARLFVDMFRSRVRRKLSGTK
- a CDS encoding nitroreductase family protein is translated as MITIDARKCTQDGLCVLACPVNIIKMDGGFPEEVDGAADRCIRCGHCVAVCPTGALDNALTPAGEYLPVPDKRPDAEAMENLLVSRRSARSFRKKPVEREQLERLLETARCAPTASNAQKLSWTMIQDPQRLDRVRELSLEWMGTNPARSHYMEAARQGRDVILRDATALAVVHGPARSFWTAIDSTLALTYMELLAATMGLGTCWAGLVTYASTVVPELLPVLGVPEGSKVGGAIMLGHPRLKHRLIPPRDAARVTWL
- a CDS encoding C-GCAxxG-C-C family protein, giving the protein MASDFVKDRLLELFGDNKFLCAESVVQVIAEAGGRESRDAVRAATGFCSGLSRTCGQCGAVSGAVMGIGLYAGRSKAGEDHEACYALVQELLDRFDGQYGSINCFELIQCDFTDPDDKARYRRDNLRRDCYRMAVFAAETALSILREHGYLPDEAGRDKSGLAS
- a CDS encoding AAA family ATPase, whose protein sequence is MITKIIIDNFMAHEHTELALGPGVTILTGSNNTGKSAVVEALRCLATNPARSPNPALYIRHGAKEARVEVEVDDGTRVAWVRTKRWAKYEVWAPGAEEPEEYHKLQGRVPEDVAKILRLDQVELETRKDSVDVHLGNQRDPVFLLNQPDSVMAEFFAASTESAHLLAMQNALKIRVRDAKREERGLDEQAGRIGSDLDRLVPLPDITLRMDEAENLERAATALEQAIPALEAGLAEHRTLIAALDRERAASAVLEAIQPPPSVQDVDRLKQYIASMGTVSAQRDRATRTAGALAGLDTPPEAADTGPLRHLLRDLALTGATLHRASIHQTALAGLTTPPDREDTARLAGMVDELYVLRTRNKRLTRLEAALGKIAEPPVPVPLVGLGGTVTELAGLTNKISARRAELDGLETDLRSVVVAMDERIRAVGCCPVCGGDLTTDSFLDHGCGHDT
- a CDS encoding tRNA1(Val) (adenine(37)-N6)-methyltransferase — encoded protein: MNGVDTRTILDRRAYFPRGLVQPESGYRFSLDSLLLASFANVTRGQRGVDLGCGCGVIGLALLLRQPGLRLTGIELNPHAVAAAEENAVNLHLTDKLTIRQGDVADWRPDGVVDFVVANPPYRKLGKGRASAEADRRNARFEGTGTFAAFARCAAVALKTRGRFAFVHLPERLPEIMTDLAEAGLTPKRLRMVHGKTDQEARMVLMETVKAAGHGLRVEPPLILHEGTGKKTRLSGQALEFCPFLACNPKGDEEEET
- a CDS encoding efflux RND transporter periplasmic adaptor subunit; this encodes MRKIILNILSIVLFSAVLAGCGQEPPAAVKRGPGYEPESSAVAERTVLPRLFDAVGTVQAKTDIRVEAQVTGRVLEVLVRPGDRVAKGDKLVVLDSRASNTRLERSRQALASARSQVAQARDALDSAKAAYNKSESTYRRMSTLFEQKVVTAEEVEKAESAYLQAKAALSRAEQGVSGAEAQAREAGKLVQEADIDMGYTTITAQEAGEVAKRLVEPGDLAFPNKALLILHTSGAMHLEAMVREALIGRIRLGDSLSVVITALSDKTPLTGVVQEIEPLADPVTRSFLVKVRLPDRPGLYPGMFGRLLIPLGERETVLVPREAVRHVGQLETVMVKGDGTWQPVYVRTGRTVNGKVEILSGLSGGETVGLSPEGGR